A single genomic interval of Methylocystis sp. IM3 harbors:
- the ybgF gene encoding tol-pal system protein YbgF translates to MISRIAVTAALLLSTGAALAYDPYDGPGPEPGRPRSQIYNRSGEFDGPGEPDGGPPDTSALVTRIDRLEGEIRRLTGQNEELQHKVQTLEEQLRAARDGAAARPGESPPSSPPASPPAPAAGPAPASAPAAPSTGRRGDAFDPASNPAAPGAPRPIGTTVPSEPLTSAPKTAAGSVTAAPPVREVGQPLDIAHGRLVGDQTTASPEIAPAPPAAPAGPKEEYEEAVATLKAGKFEAAEKSLETFLAKNPKSKFAPAATFNLGESFFLRGRHREAAEKYLEISQKYAQSAQAPDALLRLGQSLGAMGAREQACASFSEIGAKYPGSSPRIREAAQRESRKLQC, encoded by the coding sequence ATGATTTCTCGTATCGCCGTTACCGCCGCCCTCCTTCTCAGCACGGGGGCCGCCTTGGCTTATGATCCCTATGACGGGCCGGGTCCGGAGCCCGGCAGGCCGAGGTCCCAGATCTACAATCGGTCCGGCGAGTTCGACGGACCCGGCGAGCCGGATGGCGGCCCGCCCGACACCTCCGCCCTCGTCACTCGCATCGACCGGCTGGAAGGCGAAATCCGCCGCCTCACCGGGCAAAACGAGGAATTGCAGCACAAGGTGCAGACGCTCGAAGAGCAGTTGCGCGCCGCCCGGGACGGGGCCGCCGCGCGGCCCGGCGAATCGCCTCCCTCGAGCCCGCCTGCGTCTCCGCCGGCGCCCGCCGCCGGCCCCGCGCCGGCCTCGGCTCCCGCCGCGCCCTCCACGGGGCGGCGCGGCGACGCATTCGATCCGGCGTCGAATCCCGCCGCTCCGGGGGCGCCCCGGCCGATCGGGACGACCGTCCCTTCCGAGCCCCTGACCTCGGCGCCGAAAACGGCCGCCGGTTCGGTCACGGCCGCGCCCCCGGTGCGCGAGGTAGGACAGCCGCTCGACATCGCCCACGGGCGACTCGTCGGCGACCAGACGACCGCCTCGCCGGAGATCGCCCCGGCGCCGCCCGCCGCCCCGGCCGGTCCCAAGGAAGAATATGAGGAAGCCGTCGCCACGCTGAAGGCGGGCAAGTTCGAGGCCGCGGAGAAATCGCTCGAGACCTTCCTCGCCAAGAACCCGAAGAGCAAATTCGCGCCGGCCGCCACTTTCAATCTCGGCGAAAGCTTCTTCCTGCGCGGCCGGCATCGCGAAGCGGCGGAGAAATATCTAGAAATCTCGCAAAAATACGCTCAGTCGGCGCAGGCGCCGGACGCGCTGCTGAGGCTTGGCCAATCGCTTGGCGCCATGGGCGCCAGGGAGCAGGCCTGCGCCTCTTTCAGCGAGATCGGCGCCAAATATCCGGGTTCCTCGCCGCGCATCCGCGAGGCCGCGCAGCGCGAAAGCCGGAAGCTGCAATGCTGA
- a CDS encoding thermonuclease family protein translates to MGTALALLYLHFFSSGPAGAVTAAAESGPCSLDNAIPATVAAIDGDFDLLLDDGRRAALSGLEFPPPAGEKGGKDMSEAARKRLSDWLAGRDIFIGALASGPDRWGRAPARAYAPAGEGAAAPIVSVGAALLEEGLARFRPDPPATPCANEYRAAEASAREASRGLWAEAAARPVSTGEGVAASLHQRKGMIILEGKIRSVGESKAALYLNFGQKRADNASVVVLRRNLAILQSSGIDPRALVGRMVRVRGLVEAAFGPRIEISSPAEIEILEPAAP, encoded by the coding sequence ATGGGTACGGCTCTCGCTTTGCTTTACCTTCACTTTTTTTCGTCAGGGCCGGCGGGCGCCGTCACGGCCGCGGCCGAATCGGGTCCGTGTTCGCTCGATAATGCGATTCCCGCGACAGTCGCCGCCATAGATGGCGATTTCGACCTCCTTCTCGACGATGGAAGGCGCGCGGCGCTCTCGGGGCTCGAATTTCCGCCGCCCGCCGGCGAGAAGGGCGGGAAAGACATGAGCGAAGCCGCGCGCAAGCGCCTCTCGGATTGGCTCGCCGGACGGGACATATTCATTGGAGCGCTCGCCTCTGGCCCCGATCGCTGGGGACGCGCGCCAGCGCGGGCCTATGCCCCGGCCGGAGAGGGCGCCGCGGCGCCCATCGTTTCGGTCGGCGCCGCGCTGCTCGAGGAAGGGCTCGCCCGATTCCGGCCGGACCCGCCCGCGACGCCTTGCGCAAACGAATATCGCGCGGCAGAAGCGAGCGCACGGGAGGCGTCGCGCGGCCTCTGGGCCGAGGCCGCCGCCCGGCCGGTTTCCACTGGCGAGGGCGTCGCAGCATCGCTGCATCAGCGCAAGGGCATGATAATCCTGGAAGGGAAAATCAGGTCGGTTGGCGAAAGCAAGGCGGCCCTCTACCTGAATTTTGGCCAAAAGCGCGCCGATAACGCGTCCGTCGTGGTGCTGCGCCGCAATTTGGCTATTTTGCAGTCGTCCGGAATCGATCCCAGGGCGCTGGTTGGGCGGATGGTGCGCGTACGGGGACTTGTTGAGGCAGCTTTTGGACCGCGCATCGAAATTTCGTCGCCGGCCGAGATCGAGATTCTCGAGCCTGCTGCGCCCTGA